The sequence CAGCGAGATCGCCCGCCTCGGCGGGATCGAGGAGGCCGTCGACGAGGGCGTCGTCGACGACGGCGTGATGTACGAGTGCGTGCGCAACGACGTCCCCTACGTCCTCGCGGGCTCGATCCGCGATGACGGTCCGCTTCCGGACACGGTCACCGATTCGATCGAGGCCCAGAACGCGATCCGCGAGCAGGCCCAGGAGGCCGACATCGTGCTCATGCTCGCGACGCTGCTTCACTCGGTCGCCGTCGGCAACTGCCTCCCCTCGACGACCAAGACCGTCTGCGTCGACATCAACCCTGCAACCGTCACCCAACTTCTCGACCGAGGCAGCGCGCAGGCCATCGGCATGGTCACCGATATCGGGACGTTCATCCCGATGCTCGCCGAGGAACTGCTCGAGTAACTCGCATCCGGTCGAACGCTATCCTCGTTTTCTGCCCGGCGGACTCGAGCGATAGCCGGCGATGGCGAGGCTGACGATACTGGCACCCAGCCACACGTATCAGGCGTCGACGGTGCTTCCCAGTCTATCGCCGCTGCTGGCTCGGTTACATCCGGAGACGAATCCAAAGTCGATCGCGCTTCGGGGAGGATCAGTCCCTTCTTAGCCCGAGTTCATATGGCTATCAAGCACGAACTACTACCTGATGGATGCCGGGAAGACACTCGTCGACGCCGCCCTCGAGACGCTCCCCATTACCGTCGTGGTCATCGACGAGAACGGAGAGATTCTGTTGACCAACGACTCCTGGCGGGCGTTCGGTTCCGACGATCACCAGACGGACCACGTCGGCGCCAACTACATCGTGACGGCGAAGGCGGACGTCGATACCGACGAATACGCCAGACGCGCGGTCGAGGGTCTCGAGGCGATCATCGACGGCGAGCGAGAGACGTTCACGATGGAGTACCCCTGTCACTCGCCCGAGCGAAAGCAGTGGTTCCTGATGTGGGCGAAGCGATTCCACGTTGGCGGGGAGCTCCGCGTCTCGGTGGTCCACCTCGATATCACCGAGCGCAAACTGGCCGAGATCACCGTCGAGGAGACCGCCGCGGAACTCCGCGAGGAACACCGGGCGCTCGAGCACGTCCTCGAGCGCGTCGACGGCCTGCTCCGTGACGTCACCGACGCCGCCGTCGGCGCGACGACCCGCGAGGAGATCGAACGCTCGGTCTGTTCGCGTCTCGCCGACACCGACCCGTACGTGCTCGCCTGGATCGGTCGCGTCGATGTCACCAACCGCCGCCTCTCGCCGCGCGAGTGGGCCAGCGCGGGCGACGTCCCTCTCGAGGACGAGACGCTCGTCCTCGCGTCGGACGAAAGCCACCCCGCCGTTCGGGCGCTCGCGGAGGGAGAGGCGAAGGTGGTTCAGGACCTCGATTCGTTCGACGACGCGAGGCGGTGGTGGCCGACGGGCGCCGGAGACCGGTTTCAGTCGGTCGCCGCGTTGCCGCTTCGCTACGGCGACGTCACGTACGGGGTACTCGTGGTGTTCGCCGACGAACCGGCGGCGTTCTCGGAGCGCGAACTGCTCGTCCTCGACTCGCTCGCCGGGGCGATCTCGACCGCGATGAACGCGATCGAGGCGCGACAGATGCTCGCGACCGGCGCCGTCGTCGAACTCGAGCTGTCGATCGCGGACCCCGACCTGTTCGTCGCGGCGTTAGCGACGGAACTCGAGGCGGCGGTCACCTTCCGGGGACTGACCGACGAGGAGGGGACGCCGATCGCGTTCTTCCACGCCGACCGCGCCGTCGACGGCGCCCCGGACGCGGCGGCGATCGACGGCGTCACCGACGTTCGAATCCTGTCGACGTACGACGGCGGGACCCTCCTCGAGGCTGCCGTCGACGACGGGATCGTGCGGACGATCTCCGAACACGGAGGGACGGTTCGACGGTTCGAGACCAGGGGGGACGCATCGCAGGCCGATCGGAGTGCCGTCGGCGACGCAAGCGTCGAACTCACCGTCGACCTCCCGAACGGACAGGCCGCACGCTCGGTCTACGACCTCTTGGACCGGTGGTACGACGCGGTCGAGTTGATCAGCTACCACGAGACCGATCGCCCCAGGCGAACGCCGGGAGACGTGATGGGGCGGCTGGAGTCGTCGTTGACCGATCGCCAGCAAACGGCGCTACGGAAGGCCTACTACGCCGATTACTTCGAGTGGCCCCGCAACGTCTCCGGCGAGGAACTCGCCGAGTCGATGGGCATCACCCGCTCGACGTTCCACCAGCACCTCCGGACCGCACAGCGGAAGCTGCTGGACGAACTGTTCGATAGCGCGGAGCTTCGTTCTGCGGACCATGCGAGCGGGCTTCGAGGCGGTGAAACCGCCTCGAACGAGACGAGCGCGGAGTAACATCCGCGAGCAGTCGAAGGGGCAAGGCCCGTGAGAGGGCGTCGCCGTCTCGTGGCCCGCGAGCAGACGATGACCCCACTAGGTAGGGGTAGCTATTTTATACGCAACTGTCGTATCAGTTACATCCCACCGCGGGGAGGGCCACGAACAGAGCATGCAGCAGAAACACATCGACGCCGGCAAGACGATCCAGCAGCGCACGGGGAAGACGTTCTACCTGGCGACGAAGTTCCTCCCGGAACGGGTTCGCCACGCGACGCACGTCCTCTACGGGTTCTTCCGGATCGCCGACGAGGTGGTCGACGACGCGGAGGGCGTTCCGCCCGACAGGCAGCGCGCCGAACTCGAGTCGCTCCGAGCGCAGGCCCTCGGTGAAACCGAGCCCGAGGGACCCGTCCTCGAGGCGTTCGAGGAGCTCCGGCGGGAGTACGACATCGCCGACGACGAAATTAACTCGTTCGTCGACGCGATGCAGTCGGACATCGAGACCGACCGGTACGAGACCTACGACGACCTCGAGTCGTACATGCGTGGCTCGGCGGCCGCCGTCGGCGTGATGATGACGGCGATCATGGATCCCGACGAGCGCGAGGTCGCGCTCCCCCACGCCGTCAAACTCGGCGAGGCGTTCCAGATGACGAACTTCCTGCGGGACGTCCGCGAGGACGTCGTCGAGCGCGATCGGATCTACCTGCCACAGGAGACGCTCCGCTCGTACGGCGTTTCGGACGCCCAGATCGAACGCCTCGAGTACTCCGATTCCTTCGCGGCCGCGATGACGGCGGAGCTCAAACGAACTGAGGAACTCTACCGCGAGGGCGTCGCCGGCATCCGCTATCTCCCCGAGGACTGCCAACTGCCCGTTCTGCTGGCGGCCGTCCTCTACGCGGAACACCAC comes from Haloterrigena salifodinae and encodes:
- a CDS encoding bacterio-opsin activator domain-containing protein codes for the protein MDAGKTLVDAALETLPITVVVIDENGEILLTNDSWRAFGSDDHQTDHVGANYIVTAKADVDTDEYARRAVEGLEAIIDGERETFTMEYPCHSPERKQWFLMWAKRFHVGGELRVSVVHLDITERKLAEITVEETAAELREEHRALEHVLERVDGLLRDVTDAAVGATTREEIERSVCSRLADTDPYVLAWIGRVDVTNRRLSPREWASAGDVPLEDETLVLASDESHPAVRALAEGEAKVVQDLDSFDDARRWWPTGAGDRFQSVAALPLRYGDVTYGVLVVFADEPAAFSERELLVLDSLAGAISTAMNAIEARQMLATGAVVELELSIADPDLFVAALATELEAAVTFRGLTDEEGTPIAFFHADRAVDGAPDAAAIDGVTDVRILSTYDGGTLLEAAVDDGIVRTISEHGGTVRRFETRGDASQADRSAVGDASVELTVDLPNGQAARSVYDLLDRWYDAVELISYHETDRPRRTPGDVMGRLESSLTDRQQTALRKAYYADYFEWPRNVSGEELAESMGITRSTFHQHLRTAQRKLLDELFDSAELRSADHASGLRGGETASNETSAE
- a CDS encoding phytoene/squalene synthase family protein is translated as MQQKHIDAGKTIQQRTGKTFYLATKFLPERVRHATHVLYGFFRIADEVVDDAEGVPPDRQRAELESLRAQALGETEPEGPVLEAFEELRREYDIADDEINSFVDAMQSDIETDRYETYDDLESYMRGSAAAVGVMMTAIMDPDEREVALPHAVKLGEAFQMTNFLRDVREDVVERDRIYLPQETLRSYGVSDAQIERLEYSDSFAAAMTAELKRTEELYREGVAGIRYLPEDCQLPVLLAAVLYAEHHTVIRSQEYDVLSREPSLSTTRKLRCLAKTRWHWHWSRDPDAVFRRVSAVPDRDRDRHEAGHGGRVPTQ